In Acidobacteriota bacterium, one genomic interval encodes:
- the yidC gene encoding membrane protein insertase YidC has product MEQRSRIILAIFLSTIILIGWPLVMKRLGLMQAPAEPTATEMPPAQEPAPTPPAPTMTAPAKSEDKKSVAKTTATVAQPAPPQTQVAERDLIIDTPFWRAKFSNRGAVATSWIIKQDGTRQITAANGNPLELIPQDEIKQLGAPFRYRIPWAAELTYQLNQANFQIEGANESEIALKPGEQREITFTYQAPGITARKTFKFDGGKFVFDTTAEVVANGEKKNVELVLGPRIGDATNAQTGGSYANHYQAIAYTKEGSRVQVDGAQITHQFAKITQIDEATKRIQIDKPLASDVEGIKIIGGDGKNYISLVGFARVTEREGNNQTLTLDALPEGVQVGNGVGQAADTLHNSYAWAGVMDHYFSMLAIPPQAVSQIALSSVQLRNGEQQEVAQDYPSVAVPVDSQASTKIFIGPKDRELLIRLSNELGANLEDIIDYGMFRAIVRPIVAILAPALDGLGNIFKNYGWAIVAITAVVNLLLFPLRWYSSKKMKQAAKHQPRIKELQEKMKKLKENPKASQREIEAIQREQMEIMKEANPMGGCLPMLLQMPIFWSFFIFLTISLDMRHAHWLLWVKDLSKPDPLHILPIIMCVTMIASTALMPQPAAADPSMKMQRTLMTWVMPIMLTWFFFLSAPSGLVLYWMVSNIVGVAIQLVINKMTAEPQAQPADVSKKKDKKPTQRSRNVEA; this is encoded by the coding sequence ATGGAACAACGAAGTAGAATAATACTGGCAATTTTTCTTTCAACAATAATCTTGATTGGCTGGCCCCTGGTAATGAAACGACTGGGCTTGATGCAAGCGCCTGCCGAGCCTACGGCTACAGAGATGCCACCGGCGCAGGAACCTGCACCGACGCCGCCTGCGCCAACGATGACTGCCCCGGCAAAATCTGAGGATAAAAAATCCGTGGCAAAGACGACGGCGACCGTCGCGCAACCTGCGCCACCTCAAACTCAGGTAGCCGAACGTGACTTGATCATTGATACGCCGTTCTGGCGCGCCAAATTTTCCAATCGCGGCGCAGTGGCGACCTCCTGGATTATTAAACAGGATGGCACGCGCCAGATTACTGCGGCAAACGGCAACCCGCTCGAACTGATTCCGCAGGACGAGATTAAACAACTGGGCGCGCCGTTTCGCTACCGCATTCCCTGGGCAGCAGAGCTTACCTATCAACTCAATCAAGCGAACTTTCAAATCGAAGGCGCAAATGAATCAGAGATAGCCCTCAAACCGGGCGAACAACGCGAAATCACCTTTACCTATCAAGCGCCAGGCATCACAGCCCGTAAAACCTTTAAATTCGATGGCGGTAAATTTGTATTCGACACCACTGCCGAAGTGGTTGCCAATGGCGAGAAGAAAAATGTCGAACTGGTTTTAGGTCCGCGCATCGGGGATGCCACCAACGCGCAAACCGGCGGCAGTTATGCCAATCACTATCAAGCCATCGCCTATACCAAAGAGGGTTCCCGTGTACAGGTTGATGGCGCGCAGATCACCCATCAGTTTGCAAAAATCACGCAAATTGACGAAGCCACCAAACGCATTCAAATCGATAAGCCACTTGCGAGCGATGTCGAAGGCATAAAAATTATTGGCGGCGACGGCAAAAATTATATTTCGCTCGTCGGTTTTGCCCGCGTCACGGAACGCGAAGGCAATAATCAAACCCTGACTTTGGATGCCCTGCCGGAAGGCGTTCAGGTCGGTAATGGGGTCGGGCAGGCGGCAGATACCTTACACAACAGCTATGCGTGGGCGGGGGTGATGGATCACTATTTCAGTATGCTGGCAATTCCGCCGCAAGCGGTCAGCCAAATCGCGCTAAGCAGCGTGCAACTGAGAAACGGCGAACAACAGGAAGTCGCGCAGGATTATCCATCGGTTGCGGTTCCGGTAGATAGCCAGGCATCGACCAAAATTTTCATCGGTCCCAAAGACCGCGAATTGCTCATCCGTCTGAGCAATGAGTTGGGCGCGAATCTCGAAGACATTATCGATTATGGAATGTTTCGCGCCATCGTTCGTCCGATTGTCGCGATTCTTGCGCCGGCGCTCGATGGACTTGGCAACATCTTTAAAAACTATGGCTGGGCGATTGTCGCCATCACCGCTGTGGTCAATCTATTGCTGTTCCCTTTGCGTTGGTATAGCTCGAAGAAGATGAAGCAGGCTGCCAAACATCAACCGCGCATTAAAGAGTTGCAGGAAAAGATGAAGAAACTCAAGGAAAACCCCAAAGCTTCGCAACGCGAGATCGAAGCCATTCAACGCGAGCAGATGGAAATCATGAAAGAGGCGAACCCGATGGGCGGTTGTTTGCCGATGCTGTTGCAGATGCCGATTTTCTGGTCGTTCTTTATCTTCTTAACCATTTCGCTCGATATGCGTCACGCGCACTGGCTGCTCTGGGTGAAAGATTTGTCGAAGCCCGACCCGCTGCATATTCTGCCGATTATTATGTGTGTGACGATGATTGCTTCGACCGCCTTGATGCCGCAACCGGCGGCGGCTGACCCCTCGATGAAGATGCAGCGCACCTTGATGACCTGGGTGATGCCGATTATGCTCACCTGGTTTTTCTTCCTGAGCGCGCCAAGCGGATTGGTGTTGTACTGGATGGTCAGCAATATCGTCGGCGTCGCCATTCAACTGGTTATCAACAAAATGACCGCCGAACCGCAAGCCCAACCTGCGGATGTGAGCAAAAAAAAGGATAAGAAACCAACTCAAAGAAGTCGCAACGTCGAAGCTTAA
- the mnmE gene encoding tRNA uridine-5-carboxymethylaminomethyl(34) synthesis GTPase MnmE, translated as MLRDDTIAAISTPTGRGGIGVVRLSGKDSLSIARQIFHTTTKDFQPNYARFGRIVDLTTSEVVDEAILTYFKAPHSYTGEDVVELSCHGSPVVLRRVLDLLIVSGARIAEPGEFTFRAFLNRRIDLAQAQAVRDIINAQTAYQARVATRQLEGAFSKQLAPLKQTLLDIIVHMESSVEFVEDDITPENLGRILQKLERVIGELKKVAATFALGRFVKEGFDLAIVGRPNVGKSSVFNQLVGSDRAIVTAIPGTTRDTLYESASIAGIPVRLIDTAGIRETQDVVESLGISRSRRAIADADIVLLVLDNSENLSADDKRLLTELPVERRIVALNKSDLAHRLEEKIGDELKDAVIISALTGEGLDGLRDRIFHQLSGDLSVERDDLLITDARQQQAVRVAFEQAKQARDLIVEGELEEVILLKLHASLTALGDITGETLTDDILNQIFSTFCIGK; from the coding sequence ATGTTAAGAGATGACACCATCGCAGCGATTTCAACGCCCACGGGGCGCGGCGGCATCGGCGTTGTGCGCTTGAGCGGCAAAGATTCGCTGAGTATCGCCCGGCAAATTTTTCATACCACGACGAAAGATTTCCAACCAAACTACGCGCGTTTCGGACGCATCGTTGACTTGACGACCAGTGAAGTCGTTGACGAAGCGATTCTCACCTATTTCAAAGCGCCGCATTCTTACACCGGCGAAGATGTTGTTGAACTCAGTTGTCACGGCAGCCCCGTCGTCTTGCGCCGGGTTCTGGATTTGCTGATTGTGAGCGGCGCGCGCATTGCCGAACCCGGCGAGTTCACCTTTCGCGCTTTCTTAAATCGCCGGATTGATTTGGCGCAAGCCCAGGCGGTGCGCGACATCATCAACGCCCAGACTGCCTATCAAGCGCGGGTGGCGACTCGCCAACTCGAAGGCGCATTTTCAAAACAACTCGCGCCGCTCAAACAAACCCTGCTCGATATTATTGTTCACATGGAATCGAGCGTCGAGTTTGTCGAAGATGACATCACGCCGGAAAATCTCGGACGCATTCTGCAAAAACTCGAACGGGTGATTGGCGAACTGAAAAAAGTAGCCGCGACCTTTGCGCTCGGTCGATTCGTCAAAGAAGGTTTTGACCTCGCTATTGTCGGTCGCCCGAATGTCGGCAAATCGTCGGTCTTCAATCAACTCGTAGGCAGCGACCGCGCCATCGTCACGGCGATTCCCGGCACCACCAGAGATACGCTTTATGAAAGCGCCTCGATTGCCGGCATCCCCGTGCGCTTGATTGACACGGCAGGGATTCGCGAAACCCAGGATGTGGTTGAAAGCCTTGGCATCAGCCGCAGCCGCCGTGCGATTGCCGATGCCGACATCGTGTTATTGGTTTTGGATAATTCGGAAAATTTAAGCGCGGATGATAAACGGTTGCTTACAGAACTTCCGGTTGAAAGACGCATCGTTGCGCTCAATAAATCCGACCTTGCACACCGGTTGGAAGAGAAAATCGGTGACGAGTTGAAAGATGCGGTGATTATTTCGGCGCTCACCGGTGAAGGCTTGGATGGGTTGCGCGACAGAATTTTTCATCAGCTTTCCGGCGACCTCAGTGTTGAGCGCGACGACCTGTTAATCACCGATGCGCGTCAACAGCAAGCCGTGCGAGTGGCGTTTGAACAGGCAAAGCAGGCGCGCGATTTAATCGTCGAAGGCGAACTCGAAGAAGTGATTTTGCTGAAACTCCATGCTTCATTAACTGCGCTCGGCGACATCACCGGTGAAACCTTGACCGATGATATTCTCAATCAAATCTTCTCGACTTTCTGCATTGGAAAGTGA
- the yidD gene encoding membrane protein insertion efficiency factor YidD: MKFILIFLIRTYKVCISPLLPPACRFTPTCSQYALEAITKYGAWRGTYLAIRRLLRCHPFHPGGYDPVK; the protein is encoded by the coding sequence GTGAAGTTCATTCTGATATTTCTGATTCGGACTTATAAGGTTTGCATTTCGCCGCTACTGCCGCCTGCTTGTCGATTCACTCCTACCTGTTCACAATACGCCCTGGAAGCAATCACCAAGTATGGCGCTTGGCGTGGCACCTATCTGGCAATTCGCCGTCTGTTGCGCTGCCATCCGTTTCATCCGGGGGGCTATGACCCGGTGAAATGA
- the rnpA gene encoding ribonuclease P protein component, which produces MSEHFPKSHRILRRAEFRQVYQQGRRFQAKFFTAFVIDNQGNQTRLGITTTRKMGNAVRRNRARRLLREVFRKNKQLAADGIDIVLNARDSISEAAYTDVESDFISFLKKAGKRSEVHSDISDSDL; this is translated from the coding sequence ATGAGTGAGCATTTTCCAAAATCGCATAGAATTCTCAGGCGTGCGGAGTTTCGCCAGGTTTACCAGCAAGGGCGTAGATTTCAGGCAAAATTTTTTACCGCGTTTGTTATTGACAACCAGGGTAACCAGACCAGGCTCGGCATTACCACGACGCGCAAGATGGGCAATGCCGTTCGGCGCAATCGCGCGCGCCGCCTGTTGCGCGAAGTCTTTAGAAAAAATAAACAACTCGCGGCGGATGGCATTGACATCGTCCTGAATGCAAGGGATTCTATCAGTGAAGCCGCCTATACGGATGTTGAAAGCGACTTCATCTCTTTTCTAAAAAAGGCGGGCAAGCGCAGTGAAGTTCATTCTGATATTTCTGATTCGGACTTATAA
- a CDS encoding 4a-hydroxytetrahydrobiopterin dehydratase produces MQRLTDQQITERLERLAGWSRIEKAIEKKYRFKNFLRAMWFVNAVGYLAESLNHHPDIFIHYNEVTLINWTHDTGGLTEKDFLLAEKIDALAESMKSER; encoded by the coding sequence ATGCAGCGATTAACTGACCAACAAATCACTGAGCGGTTAGAGCGGCTCGCTGGCTGGTCGCGGATTGAAAAGGCGATTGAGAAAAAATACCGCTTCAAAAATTTTTTACGGGCGATGTGGTTCGTGAATGCCGTGGGCTACCTTGCCGAATCGCTCAATCATCACCCGGATATTTTCATCCATTACAACGAAGTCACGCTCATCAACTGGACACACGACACCGGCGGGTTAACCGAAAAAGATTTTCTACTGGCGGAAAAAATCGACGCGCTGGCGGAAAGTATGAAGTCGGAACGCTGA
- the rpmH gene encoding 50S ribosomal protein L34, with protein MKRTFQPNNRRRAKTHGFRVRMKTKGGQLVLKRRRAKGRKQLSPAHY; from the coding sequence ATGAAGAGAACGTTTCAACCGAATAATCGTCGGCGCGCCAAAACCCACGGCTTTCGCGTGCGCATGAAAACCAAAGGCGGACAACTGGTCTTAAAACGCCGCCGTGCCAAAGGTCGCAAACAATTAAGCCCTGCGCATTACTAA
- a CDS encoding R3H domain-containing nucleic acid-binding protein, with the protein MTQEDANIIVDFTNALLKSSRLRLTAEAETLAEGFKVQVRGDDVAILLGHNAEFLDALEYLGNRVLSKGRDEETHIAFDSGNYRARREKELHMMAEKAAEKVRTTKIPFKFDPMSAHERKIIHLALSIHTGIRTESTGNGEDRRLVVYPA; encoded by the coding sequence ATGACTCAAGAAGACGCCAACATAATCGTTGATTTTACCAATGCATTGCTGAAATCGAGCCGTCTCAGATTGACCGCTGAAGCGGAAACGCTGGCAGAGGGTTTTAAAGTACAGGTGCGTGGCGACGATGTTGCCATATTGCTTGGTCATAACGCCGAATTTTTAGACGCCCTCGAATATCTCGGCAATCGCGTGTTATCCAAAGGTCGTGATGAAGAGACGCACATCGCTTTCGATTCGGGCAACTATCGCGCGCGCCGCGAAAAAGAGTTGCACATGATGGCGGAAAAAGCTGCGGAAAAAGTTCGCACCACAAAAATTCCTTTCAAGTTTGACCCGATGAGCGCGCATGAAAGAAAGATTATTCATCTGGCGCTTTCCATTCACACAGGCATCCGCACGGAAAGCACAGGCAACGGCGAAGACCGCCGCCTGGTGGTCTATCCCGCTTAA